The DNA region CGCTCGTGTGCGGTTCGTCTGCCCCGCTGTCAACGCCGGCCGACTCTTCAGACGCCAAGGTTTCCTGCAATGCCAACGGCGCTTCCGGTAGTTCAAAAACGAACTCGCCGTTCTTCGGCGATTGCGCGTGCATGTCGTCCATTTGAGCCGAAGCGTTGCTGCCGTGCTCGGCGCCGACGCGCTCTTCGTGAACGTTCTCCTGCTGGCCGCGGCCGCCTTTGCGATTGCCTCGCCCGCGACGGCGCGACTCGTGCTTGCCGCCGGACTCGGCGCTTACCGCTTCGGCCACCTGCGCCTCATACAACTGTTCCGCCGATTCGGTCACGTCGGCGGCCTCGCTTGCATGCTCGCCGGCCACGTTCGCCGCGGTGCTCCGATATACATACGCGCCCGACTTCTCGTCACGGCCGAATTCGAGTAGCCCGCGGGCATGGGCCTCTTCCAGCAGATTGCCGAAGGCACGAAAACCGTAGTACGTCTCGTTGAAATCCGGCTTGCGGCGTTTGATCGCGTTCTTCAGCACCGACGCCCAGATCTTGCCGCTGTCGCCGCGTTCCGACGCAAGCGCGTCAAACGTTTGCACGGCAATCTCGACCGCCTTGGTACGGCGTTTTTCGAGGTCTTCCTTGTTGCGGGTCTTTTCTTCGTCGGGCGCGCGTTTGGCCGCCGGCTGCGCAGCCTGTGGCGGACGCGACGACTCGCGCTTGGCGACCGTGCGCTGACTT from Paraburkholderia aromaticivorans includes:
- a CDS encoding NYN domain-containing protein, encoding MASSNETVSMALFCDFENVALGVRDAKYDKFDIKLVLERLLLKGSIVVKKAYCDWDRYKSFKGAMHEANFELIEIPHVRQSGKNSADIRLVVDALDLCYTKSHVNTFVIISGDSDFSPLVSKLRENAKQVIGVGVQQSTSDLLVANCDEFFFYDDLVRESQRTVAKRESSRPPQAAQPAAKRAPDEEKTRNKEDLEKRRTKAVEIAVQTFDALASERGDSGKIWASVLKNAIKRRKPDFNETYYGFRAFGNLLEEAHARGLLEFGRDEKSGAYVYRSTAANVAGEHASEAADVTESAEQLYEAQVAEAVSAESGGKHESRRRGRGNRKGGRGQQENVHEERVGAEHGSNASAQMDDMHAQSPKNGEFVFELPEAPLALQETLASEESAGVDSGADEPHTSGKQAARGKARAPRKTAAKRAKKAAPRSIDDIPEIAAPAEPAAPSATAEEPPVPAKKAARKAAPRSRRPRKSAATGDGQ